A region of uncultured Carboxylicivirga sp. DNA encodes the following proteins:
- a CDS encoding polymer-forming cytoskeletal protein, with protein MAKIPEQDSMLQNQIGSGTKIKGDIDTNGDIKIDGTVEGNLVSKGRVLIGQNGVVKGDVKCANCDIYGNFDGKIEIAELLSLKASSKLTGDVKTGKLSIEPGAIFTGTCDMAGNSSASVSVKTDAKK; from the coding sequence ATGGCTAAGATACCAGAACAAGATAGTATGCTGCAAAATCAGATTGGATCAGGTACTAAAATAAAAGGTGATATTGATACCAATGGAGATATTAAAATTGATGGCACTGTAGAAGGAAACTTAGTTTCGAAAGGAAGAGTTTTAATTGGCCAAAATGGAGTTGTAAAAGGTGACGTTAAGTGTGCAAACTGTGATATCTATGGTAACTTTGATGGCAAAATAGAAATAGCCGAATTATTATCCTTAAAAGCCTCCAGTAAACTTACTGGTGACGTTAAAACAGGAAAGTTATCTATTGAACCAGGAGCAATTTTTACCGGAACTTGCGATATGGCAGGTAATTCTTCAGCTTCAGTTTCTGTTAAAACGGATGCAAAAAAATAG